TGgtctttaaatttttgttttaataacaaaatatgggatttttttgtttaaaagttGCTCCTCTAGAAGCTGGAATGTTTCTAATAATAAATTCTGTAAGCTAGTATTGCTATTCCTGCAGGACTGGGCAAGATTTCAAACTAGGATAGTTCCCTTGGTTTTGTTCTAAAGATTTAAGCTTCACAGCATGgtacaaaaatgttaatttcCGTCAAAAAGTAACGGGAACTTAGTACTTTCAAATCCTCTACTTTAGGATTTATCGGACGTATGCAAACTTTTCTAAATGAAGCAGCCTTTGCTTATTGGTGTCCACGGGACAAGATGAACTTATTGAGTTCTAGCAACATTATAATgtgttacaaataatttattatAGAAGTGCTATGTAGTAATGCCAGTCCTGCAAATATGCAGCAGTTGTCCGACTGTTTGCTGATTTTTCTAGGGCTGTAGTGTCCATGTTGACTGGTCGGCCAGTTTGTTCTTGTCCAACTAAGTACTCATCAGCTGGTCACCAGTTTTAGTTTGATAAGGTTAAATGCCTTCCAAgattaatccattatttttggCTGCTAGTGGAACAGACTAACTATGGACACCCCCGAATTTCTACAACATTGTACTGTTCCAACCTAGTAGAGACTCCTGGGTCTAACTTAATAATTGTTTACTGAATGTTTAGTCAACTCCAAACTCAAGTCATCAGTGTTGCTGCATTTTGGTTAAACTGATGGTAAAAACGTCGAGAGACTACTGATAACATGAAGACTTTTGCTTTGTGACCAATCGATTGACAAGTTTCTACGATTGAAGTGGATCAAGATATTCTTTGGTGCATTACAGCCCTAGATGTTTCGGTTGCATTAAATAATTCTCTGGTTAATTTAAAGCATAAGCTATTGTGACTCTGTGGGATAAACTGTACTGAAGACGCATAACGGTGACTCTCAGGTGCAGTTCGTTTGTAGTTCTTGCTGAACTCAAGTAAGAATCCCGACTTTATTGTCAAATATCTGTGCTCGCATAAAAAAGTAGCATCCCCTCTTCTCTGTAGCATTTCACTGTACAGTAATATAGAAAAGGATATTTCCTGAATTAGAGGCAAATCACATCTCTTCTGTTAAATTGGCTAAATTGCAAAGTGTCCGTTTGAATTAATTAATAATCACTAATGAATGTATGGTTAGTTAAATTTGGCAAGTCGGTTTTAAATTCTGGAGGAAACTCCACATATGGCAGGGAAGTAATCCCCTATATGGCAGGGAGGAAACTCCATTTATGGCCTGTTCTCGATACTGCAAGACGTCCACGGCAGGCACAGCCACGTCTAATTTGAGGGGGCTGATTGTTGAATTTCAGGTGTCAGTGTGAGGAAGAtataggaggaggaggaggaaagataTTTTCTGTACAGATGGCTTTAAACAGATAGCACCATGTACAGTAAGCCCTCGATAAGCAGGTTAGAAACCAGAGAGGTTTACAGTTGGagctctgctgcagctctccCTGAAACACAGCACATCAGCACAAAGTCACACTCATTGACAAATCATTAGGAATTTCAAAACACCACCGACACAACCTTGAAATTCAACTCATTGTCAAATCATAAGGAACTCAAAATCATTTTCCAGACTATTATAAACTCTGTAAGTCATCACCACCACATTATTATTACTTGTTATTAATAAATTCTAAATGATCTGCTTTAAGATATGAACTCAAAGTTAACACAAATTCTTCATGAgtgatatttgaaaaaaaaaaaagaaaagctaagTCACAAGAACTTTCTGAAAAGGACGGAGAAGTATCTTCAGCTGTTATCTCCTGTTGTTAAGGTGGAGACTCCCAGTGGCTCGCTAATCGTCCAGCTAAACTCGTCTGGGGAAGCAGAATGGCACGAGGCAAAAACCCGTCTCATCATGTTGGTAGTCAGATCAGCTCTTTGATCAGCGTTTATTACCTGTTGAGACAGGCAGGGGAGCTCTACGTCCAGCTAACTGTAGGAAAGTATGGGGATGGTCCTAAAGTCTTTACCGTAAGGCAACTGGACTTCCTGTTTCTTCCAAGAGGCGTGTTTATTAACACCCCAAACTCAAGACCTGAGGCTCAACAACCCAAAATCCATCTAAATTGAGGCTCTTTAACAACCTGAGACTCTCGTGAATCAAGCTTCATTAATGGGCTTAGACTCACGTAAATCTAGGTTAACGCCCCGAGTTTGTCTTGAGTTGAGGTTCATCAACAACCTCAGACTAGCATGACTCAAGAGTCGTTAACGACCTTAGACTCACGTAAATCGAGGTTTATTAATGACCTTAGACTCATGTAAATCGAGGTTCGTTAACAACCTCCGACTTGAATGAATCGAGGCACATTAACAACTTGAGACTCATGGGAATCGAGGTTTTTCGCTGCCTCAGACTTACACCAATTCCGGCCTGTTAGCGATCTGAGACTTGCATGAATCGAGGCATGTTAATGACGCATGACTCAAAGCTTGTTATTGAGCAGAGATTCATTTGACTTGAGTTGCAAACAGTGGTGAAACTGCCCGGATAGGGACTTCAAGACTGCATTGTAGATACCTGATAAGTCGTATTATAGGCCAACTCTCTTGGCGGTTGTTCCAGGTTCACAAACAGGGCTTCGTGAACTCCTCTTTGAACTAGCTCAAAATGTTAGCAACAGGTTTAGCTTTAGCCCCTTAAATCTGTTGCAGTTTAGAACACCTCATATGGCTTGAATAATTTGCTTGTTTCAGCTTATCAGATGtgagtatttgttgtttttaaatcattgttttaacacaacaaacaaTCTGAATAAGCCAATTTGGACCCTGGGAAATTGTAATAGACGTTTGATATTTTTGCTTCTACATTTTGGTCCAGAGCATAAGTGACTTGTCCTAAAAGTTTGTGTGGTTATTCATGGTCAGCAGAAGATGGATTAACTGCTAATACATATATCtggacaaaatgttttaaactttTGATTCAGTTTAAAACTACAGCAACTAAAATCTGTCAGCGAATAGTCACAGTTTAGATTTTTGCAGTTTGACATTCAAATTTTTCTTGTGGCTGATGTCAAAACATCTTTTATAAACTGTTGTTCGATTGTTTTCTCATTACAGGACGccatgttttacatgttttatgtGTAGTCATTGCTTTGCCTTGAGATATacttattttattcatagtaaacaaaaaaatcatagtttatcattttaataattgcttaatgtttcatttttgtcactaaaatggttgtcaaacattttttgtgtgacGAATTTAACACTAAAACATGAATAGTTCAATTGAGTTAACACAATGCACAGGAATAATTACAACATACAGTGTTTGTCCAGCGTGAGGGTAAATTTGTTCAAATGACATCTTTGCAGTTGTATTGCATGGATTATTATTCTATTTTGTGTAGAGAATTGCTAACTGTGGTTAAGGGTATTTAATAGGCACGCAGACATCAAGGGATGTTAGACTGAATGTTTGAGATCTACAACTACACAAAAGCTAAATACCAGACAGAGAAGTTCCAGTTTCTTTTGCGTTGATCAAAGAGCTGATCAGCCAAAATGCCTCGGAGATTACTCAGAGAGCTGGGCGTTGGTAAAAAGGTCTAGAGATTCAGTCACTGCTAAGATATTCTAGTCAAAGAGATGGCCTAGTGTCTGACCCGAGGTCAGGGGTTGTGAGGTCACAGTTCAGGATGTCTAGAGGTGAGTCGGAGGTGAGGGGTCAAGTGGAACCTTCCAGCAGTTGTCTGAGAGCCCTCTCGATGTTGATTCGATGTCCCAGTCTGGTGACGCCCAGCTCCACGTAGTCCTCCTTGGTGAGGGCGGGGAGATGGGAGCCTTCGATCTCGTGCTCTTGGAAGCGCTGGCGGTGTTCGGCCAGGCCCACGCTCTCCAGCCAATCGCCCACGTCATACTTATTCCACAGGTTGAGGGGCCGTTGCCTCCATGGCCGAAGGGCCAACAGGGGGCCACTGAGGACCGGGGAGGGGCAGGGAGAGGCATGGGGTGAAGGCGAAGGAGAACGGGATCTGGTTCGTGCACTGGCGCTTCGCATCACAAACCGAACCTCCTTTGGTTCTGAGGGGAGGCTGAGACTGGACGACTTCAGTATGGTCAGGCCGCGGCCTGAGCTCAGATCAGGCCTTTCGGAGCAGGGGGCGGTGGTGGAGGGGAGCCCCATAGACCTATCAGATGGTGAGGGAGAAGGGGAGGGGCTCCGACGGGTGATGGGGTAGCGACTTCCTGGACGGACTGTATAGCTGGCGCCGTATCCTCGCTGAGAGATGGTGTGGAGTTCCCCGAGACTTGAGAACAACCTGCAATGCATTAAACAACATATTAATGCCATAAAAATCATGCATTCACTGCATATCCAGCTGGACATGGAGTTAATCACTGATCCCTGGAAGCTTCACCACCAGTAGTTCCTGTCAAGCTTTGCATTCTCACATGCTACAATCGTGGCAGGCTGAGTTTGCATAATTGTTTGtaaattttgaaagaaagattCCTTCATTTCAGACTTTGAGAATCCAGAATACATACCACTATGCTGAAAGACTAAAACTATGTCCTGGAAAAAGTTCTTATTTATTAATAACCATGTAGTAGACATGTAAACATAAAAAGATAGcattggggtttttttgcagGACATTAAAATGTCAGATCATACTGTTGAATTGTTCTAACATCACATGGTTTGGATGCTTTACTTAAAATGGAAGATTCCCTAAACCAGAGacatttttactgaaaaatgaaatgcttAGAAGTAGGTTAAGGCGCTACTGCTGATGCTGAGCAAATAGTCGAAAATGCCCATGTCTGGTTAACACACTGTTTAATCTATTCCTTTCGCTTTTGCTCGAGAGTTTTCGTAAAGTATTAAAAAACCTACTCCTCAAGCTACAAAAATGCTAAGCTTGACAGGCCTGCCAGGCTTTAAGAccaattcatgctttctgtGTCCACAGGGGTACACGTGAGGTAAATTTCCTAAAGTTTGTGACGATCCACACGGACCAATGGCATTACAAGTGCAGAGGCGTGTACCTGCACTGTCCACTTATCGGTGCAAGGAAGCATGAATTGGCCATTAAGTTGTTAAACTCTGTTTTTATCCATTTCCATGAGGGGTTTAGGTCAGTTTCCAGGTTGTGTTTAAAAGACAAATGGGAGAGTAATTTCTGATTTTTAGTCGTTAGTCATCTGTGAGAATGGTGCATGTTAGTTAGCTGTTAGCCAATGAAAACCTTCTCTTAGCGATAACGAGAAATGTTTACCAGAGATAAAAACCTACGATTTACTCTCTCCACTGTCCACACATCTGGAACAACACAAATAACAGATTCTGTTacaacacactcactcacacagtGGTACTGCCAGATTAGCACTTCTACAGTATTTGCAGTATGCGGCAGCTTGAAGTACCTGGCGCCTCCTACTGGTGACCTTCGTCCTGGGTCGAGAGGACTCGGCTCCTCTCCCAGAGAGTGACTGTCTTTGTTGAGCAGCTGAAGCCGATTAGCCAGGTCCAGTCCAGACCCGGCCCGGCCGCTCAGCTCCAGCGCAGACGCCGACCGGCTGGTCAGGTCCATGGCCGACCCAGACCCCTGTCCTCCCAGCGCCGCCGGACGACCTCCCCCTTCGTCTGGACTGAGGCCCCGCCGCTCATCGTCCCCACCCCCCCACAACTTGGACCTCCTCTGGAACAGATAGCGTGGCTGTCGGCCACCGCCGCTGGTGGGGGAGGAACAGAGTGGTGAGGAGGGGGAAGACgaggatgcagcagaggggAGGAGCTCGCTGTCTGATGACTGCTTCAGTAGCGGATCCCGGAGCGCAGAACGGCCCCGACCAATGGGTGAACGAAGGCGGGGCTTAAGGGCTGATGGAGAAGTGACAGCAGATGAGGGAGATGGGTGAGTAGCAGGTGGAGAAGAGGGGGAGGATGGAGCAGGAGGGGAAGCCAGggtgatggagggagggagCGAGCTAGGGGAGGAGGAGCTGTCAAGGAGCCGTTCGtcacctccttcctcctcatcacCTCGCCTCCCCAGGGAGTCAGGACcactctctcctccccctccctccccccctcGCCTTGGCATCAAGGTgagggaggatggaggtggaggagcgGGAGAACTGGAAAAGGCAGGAGGAGGTGTCACCAGACCAATTCTGCGTAGCTCCTCCCTAGTCTCCTCATCGCTGGACGATAACAAGGCTGGTGGGAGTGTAACTGTGTAAGCCCCGCCTTCCTCCTCTGAGCTGCCCACCGTGAGGCTTCTGCGCCTGTCAATCAAAGCGGCATGGGTCTCATTGGCCAGAGCTGGCAAGGGGGAAGGCCTCCAGCGCTCAGGGGAGGGGCCTGCAGGTGATGTCACTCCTCCCTCCGTTTCTGGGCGCTCCACTTGTCCATCAGGGAACAGGGGTGGGGTTATGCGTTTATGCCTCAGTTCAGGACTGGTTTGGGGAGTGGTGCGCTTGGTTCGCTGCTCTGGGCTTGTCTGGGGAGTGGTGCGCTTGGATCTTGGCTCAGGGCTGCTTTGTGGGGTGGTGATAGGAGTGCGCTTGTGTCTGCCCTCAGGACTGGCAGCTGGGGTGGGGATCGGCGTGGTGGAGGCAGAAGCGTGTTTGGTTCGAGGCTCGGGGCTCGGTGTACGGGCGGTGAGCGCTCGTTCTCTTGCAGCAAGAGCCAGGGCAAGTGGAGAGGATGGGTCTGAGGATAGAAAAGAAGGTGTGGGTGGATTTTATGTTTGATTGTGTTGTTGGAGAGACTTTGATTTAGGTTTGCTGCATTTATGATGGACATTTACTGGTAACTTATTGTACTTTCGTATTATCTACTCAATCCCTGAACTGTGCAGTACCCTAAAGCTCTGAACAAGACCTTCCTCTATTCTGCAAAGTACTGTAACGCTCTGCAATAGGTCCTTGTCTATTTTGTGGAGTAACTCAAGGCTTTGTCCTCGGCCTTTATCTGTTTTGTGGAGTACCTTAAGGCTCAACCTTAGGTCCTTGTGTATTTTGTGGCGTACTACAATGTTCTGCCTTAttcttttgtctattttatgGAGTGCCTCAAGGGTCTATCTTAAGTCCTTGTGTATTTTGTGAAGTAGCTCACGGAATTGTCTTATGTCATTGTCTATTTTGTGGAGAACCCCAAGACTGCATCCTTGGTCCTATTTTTTGGAGTACCTTAAAGCACTGTCGTTTTCCTTTGTCTATTTTGTGGAGTACATCAGTGCtctgtcttctttctcctctaTTCTGTGGAGAACCCCAAAGCTCTGCCTTACGTCTTCCTTCATTCTGTGGAGTACTTCAAAGCTCTTTCCTAAGTTCTTGTCTATGTTGTGCAGTAGCTCAAGGCTCTGTCTTAGGTCTTTATCTGTTTTGTTGAGAACCTCAAGGCTCTATCCTTGGTCTTCTTCTATTCTGTGGAGTTAACTCAAGGCTCTGTACTCGGTCCACGTTTTGTACTTACATCATATCATTTTGCCAAGTAATATGTTATTTCTTTTCGCTGCTGCTCTTGAGCTTAAGGGCTGCTAGGTGAATTATAACTTTCTCCAACTCTCTGAGGAATAAAGTAAGTCTAAGTACTCTTTCAGATCTTTGAACTTATAAGAAATTAAAGATTAGCTTGCTTTGAAAAGAACAAACGAGATATTACATTGAGTTGTGCTGTCAGACTGACCTAGAGGTTTCCCCGTCAGCGGGTGGAGGAAGGTGTGAGGTGTCGGTGAAGGCGATAGAACCGGAGCTGGAGGTGGAAGCTCGCCGAGGTCGTCCATCGAATGACTCTGAGTCAGGAGAGGTGGCACCTGATTTTCTGATCCTGCCCCCTCcacagacaggaagagagaTGACCGGCGGCCCTGAACCCGAGCACGCTCAGAAAGGACCTGCTGCTGGTACAGCTCCGCCCTACTGGGGCTGCTCGGTCCGCCTACATCTAACTTGGACGGATCGTGATCTTTGATTCCCAGACCTAGAAGGAACAAAACATGAATAGGAGTCAGTGACATGCTATTGGTCTCTCATTTCTGAGTAGGTGATCAGACTATTTAGCATAGAAATGTACCTTGAGGAACTAAATCAGTACTTTAGTTGCTACCCACCAAAATAGCTAAATTGCGAACTAATAAATTGCTATTGAAATGTGTGTGCGAACTAAGTTTTTTGTGGTCATCGGTTTATGAAACTTGAAGATATTAGTTAACACCCCATGTCTTAcatcaaaaaaaagttttgggAAAAGTTTCCAATGTTATCTAACAGTTAGTTTGGTTGGAATTAAAATCCCGTCCCAACGGTCCATCAGGATATGAGTTTGTTGACAAGCTTGAGAGTGCACAGCATGGTGAATTTGAATACAGAACTCAGGGACAGATTTTTATTGTGTGCTTCATATATGTTTATCTGTGCTCAAAGTGTCCGATCATCAAGTCAAAATTCAGAAAAGTGTGTGTCCGTGGTCAGAAAGAGAGAGTGTTGCTAACCCTGCTCCTCAACAGGAAGCTGTTTCAACAAAGGCGACTTCCTCCTCTGGGGTTTGGACGGTGCCGCCTGATGTCCTACGTTAGCATAAGGGTTTTCTATTGGCCGTCCCCGGCGGCGTGACAGCGGCGAGTGGCCGAGGGCGGGGCTTGTGCTGTGGAGCGACAGCGTGGaggtgtgtgtggctgtgtgaaGCGTGTGCGTGGCGGTGTGTGTGGCGGTGTGTAGCGTGTGCGTGGCGGTGGCGGCGTGCACGTCGGGCTGCAGCGGCGGCGGCGTGTCCTGCAGGATGATCATTGACCTCGCCTTCCTCTGCCGCTCGGCGTGGGCGTGGCTCCTCGTTGGCGAATCGGAGAGCTCCTGCAGCCTCGGCTCGGCGCCCGGCTTGAAGCTGGAGCGGGTTAGCCCCTCCCCTCGAGCCGGGGGAGGAGgcgggaggaaggagggaggggggcCGGAGTCTAGGAGGAAGAGCGAGGAGGTGGAAGAGGcggagggaggagggggtgggGCTGTCTGAGGAGGAGGCGGGATGAAGCTGTCCGTCAGCGAGGAGCTCCGTGGAAACCGGCTTTCATTGATCAGAGCTGAGATCCTGTCGTCATCCGGTGTACCTGCCGCGGTAACCATGGAGATGTTaaaacaaatccaacaaataCCTCAACAGTTTTTACTGTATGGAATGAgcctgtctgtttgtttctgatTGGTCACAGCCTACTTATGACATCAGTATCTACAACAAATATCAGATTAAAATACCATATTTGATGCAAAGTTAAACTATCCTTCAAAAGTTTGAGTCACTTAAAAGtatccttattttgaaagaaaagcagttttttcaatgaagataacattacatTAATCAGATATACAttctagacattgttgatgtggtaaatgactaagGGGGTTCTCAATTTATGAAGTCCTCGACCTCCGACTTTTCGTCGTAATGTCAGAACAGTTGACTAGTGGATGACTATGTCATCATGCGGCAGTATAAGAtggttttgtttacattcgccaGTTGTACGctaccttggattgtgctacatttgttAAGTTTTTGCCCATCATTATGGCTCCAAAGTCAGATTCTTCTgatgcttcaaagaaaaggaaacccatctccatggaagtgaaattagatataatgAAAGACTCAGAATATGgcttttccaaagaactgatcgatatcatgATGGACGTatcggctttgtttacattttcgttGGAATTCGGATTTACGGCAAAAATCAGCTTACATCGATCTGTAGGAATAGAACTCTGACGTTAGTCAAGGACCCCCTGTGTTCCACCTGGAAACGgataatttttaatggaatatctccataggggtacagaggatcATTTTcagtaaccatcactcctgtgttctaatgctacattgtgttagctaatggtgctgaaaggctcgttgatgattagaaaacccttgtgcatttatgttagcacatgaataaaagtgtgaattttcatggaaaacatgaaattgagctcaaacttttgaacggtagtgtatgttggTTGTTCACTAGCTTACAACTAGCTCATATTGCTAGCAGGTCTTTAGCTTGATGTTTTGAGTTCCTGTTATCAATACGGTGATACAGATTATTGTAATCAAAATCTTTTTGTCGATTCTGGGCCATCCAGGTCATGATAAATGCTTCAGTAGAAGACTACCACAGTTCCCTCATCTGGCAGTTTTAGTTCCATTCACCACCCGTCAATCAGAACTGAGGAAGTCTAATGGTTGAAGGTTAAACATCTTCCAGAACCATAAAGACATCCAGATGCTTTCTATTGAAGCACTTATCATTATTAATTACCCTCTTATTCCCTGGAGGATCCTGTGCTGGGACCAGATCCACCTCATTATTGTTGGTTCAGATTTAACAGCAGGTTCAGTAACATCACTGTCTGTTACTTAGTGTCAAACTTATAGTTGTGATTgaatcatatttttattattgctgTAGTTTTACAGATCTCATACTGACCTGGATAAAGAGGCTGATTGTATTTATAaaatctgctgtgttttctcaaGTAGAAATTTAAAAAGTCGCCTAGACATCGATGGAAATTGCTGCTGGTAAGTAAGTCTCCAGTTGATTATTTACATTCTGAGTGTTGTtatatttaaatgtgcaaatgaggtcttatatatctaaaataaaaacaataataaggAAGTTTTGTCGATGTAAAACCTGCAGAAGTGGAGATTTCTGGCTAATAGTAGGAGGAAAAAACTAATTTAGCAAAAAACAGACTTAATAGACAAATTGTTGTAAACTAATCTGAAGAAGCAAGATATCCCCAACTCTCAAAAtagaaaatgcatgaaaaacgTGTTCGCCTTCAAGAGTTCATCTGCAGATTATTTTAATGATCAATAAAAGATTCAAAAATTTCGTACAATGTCTGTAGCTAGGTACTTTTATTCTTTCCAAAACAGCATCAGCACTTATGAATTTATAAATtctcatatttgtttctgtcgGTGAATTATTTTAAGGGTAAGACGCCAAATCTCACCAAAACTCTTGGTCCTGGACATTCCTCTGGGTAAAGCCATGGTGCTCTTTTCTGGAGCTGAAGGAGGTACGAGACCCTGACGCTCAAACAGcgactacaaaaagacaaatattcaGTCAAAAATCCACCAGAGTCTGTCATACGCCTTCGTTTAGCGAAGAGGAACGTGCAATCGTTTAAGAaatatcagtagaaaaatacaaataaaccaaaaatataaGTTCAGGTTGTCCAAACTCCTCTGGATGGGACCAGCTAATTGGTTCAGACTGGTCTTACTGGTTCAGACTGGTTGATTCAGACTGGATTTATTGGTTCAGATTGGTTGGTGCAGTCTGGTTTTATTGGTGTAGTCTGGTTTTACTGGTACAGACTGGTCTTACAAGTTCAGACTGGTCTTACTGGTTCAGATTGGTCTTATATTAAATATAACATAAGTGTGGATTGTTCAAACTTCTCtggatgtggaaaataataaataatttaaataataaaaaatgcaagTGTAGGAATACTGATCGAGAATATTAttattgcacagatttggtcTTTCGTTGACTTGAATTTTTTCCAAACCACCCaattttttttcacaggtttGAGGTAAAATTGTcaaatcaatcagaaaaaatTCTCTTTAACACTAAGAAATACTTACCTGGTTCCTCAACTGTCCTGTTCTGATCCATTCTGAGGCTACGTTTATGCTAATATGTTTGAATTTTAACTCTGCGTCCAAATTCACGCATTTTACTCTGTTTCATTGCTCTAAAAGTATTTATTGCAGCAACTTGTAGCCCAATTCAATTGAAATGACACAGCCTGACCTTGTCTATCAATGCTAGTTGGTTGCCAAGAGCTAGCTACTTAATCAAGGAAGTCGAAGCTGAcgtctttgtttttattcagttaaaGAGTCTTAACGGGACTAATAAAGTAagataaatttttattttgttctctaGACTCCGTTTTAGGTCAATCTTAGccgctagccgttagcatagccttagccactgtgacaGTAGCCAGTTTCTTGGTTCATGGTGacagcttgtgtttctttgcgttttctttttgc
This is a stretch of genomic DNA from Acanthochromis polyacanthus isolate Apoly-LR-REF ecotype Palm Island chromosome 1, KAUST_Apoly_ChrSc, whole genome shotgun sequence. It encodes these proteins:
- the shank3b gene encoding SH3 and multiple ankyrin repeat domains protein 3 isoform X4, with protein sequence MPLSPAADTKHDRPRQQAVTNGNPTGSAVARDDDVDDTPPGNNVVVRIGIPDLQQTKCLRLDPELPVWTSKQRVLVTLTQSLSDVLNYGLFQPAFNGRAGKFLDEERLLKEYPLPPITPIPYLEFRYKRRVYTQSYVDDKQLAKLHTKANLKRFMEHVHQKNVEKVSKWLEKGLDPNFHDSDSGECPLTLAVQLEESCELIKVLRSGGAHLDFRTRDGITALHRAVLCRNSAALTTLLDLGASPDYKDSRGLTPLYHSAMVGGAPYCCELLLQDHATIGMTDENGWQEIHQACRYGNVQHLEHLLFYGADMSSQNASGNTALHLCALYNQDSCARVLLFRGANKDIKNYNNQTAFQVAIIAGNFDLAEIIKIHKTSDVVPFRETPSYTKRRRAGVTRATAGNGLSSPRSLIRSASDNALESPASSPGPSLQSLETHHDTHTHSLRRHTRRLSPSGGGHVETSPPPSPPLTPQMRKRRLYSAVPGRTFIATRSHVPQGTGEIQLHRGERVKVLSIGEGGFWEGSVKGRTGWFPAECVEEVQMRQYDPRLETREDRTKRLFRHYTVGSYDNYTSYSDYVIEEKTAVLQKRESEGFGFVLRGAKAETPIEEFAPTPAFPALQYLESVDQGGVAWRAGLRTGDFLIEVNGTDVVKVGHRQVVSLIRQGGSRLLMKVVSVSRKSETNLIRKKAPPPPKRAPSTSLTLRSKSMTADLEEIARRRRFEKLDEMLAGGQQEVVLRGRPTDDFRAATVKQRPTSRRITQAEINSLFERQGLVPPSAPEKSTMALPRGMSRTKSFGTPDDDRISALINESRFPRSSSLTDSFIPPPPQTAPPPPPSASSTSSLFLLDSGPPPSFLPPPPPARGEGLTRSSFKPGAEPRLQELSDSPTRSHAHAERQRKARSMIILQDTPPPLQPDVHAATATHTLHTATHTATHTLHTATHTSTLSLHSTSPALGHSPLSRRRGRPIENPYANVGHQAAPSKPQRRKSPLLKQLPVEEQGLGIKDHDPSKLDVGGPSSPSRAELYQQQVLSERARVQGRRSSLFLSVEGAGSENQVPPLLTQSHSMDDLGELPPPAPVLSPSPTPHTFLHPLTGKPLDPSSPLALALAARERALTARTPSPEPRTKHASASTTPIPTPAASPEGRHKRTPITTPQSSPEPRSKRTTPQTSPEQRTKRTTPQTSPELRHKRITPPLFPDGQVERPETEGGVTSPAGPSPERWRPSPLPALANETHAALIDRRRSLTVGSSEEEGGAYTVTLPPALLSSSDEETREELRRIGLVTPPPAFSSSPAPPPPSSLTLMPRRGGEGGGGESGPDSLGRRGDEEEGGDERLLDSSSSPSSLPPSITLASPPAPSSPSSPPATHPSPSSAVTSPSALKPRLRSPIGRGRSALRDPLLKQSSDSELLPSAASSSSPSSPLCSSPTSGGGRQPRYLFQRRSKLWGGGDDERRGLSPDEGGGRPAALGGQGSGSAMDLTSRSASALELSGRAGSGLDLANRLQLLNKDSHSLGEEPSPLDPGRRSPVGGARLFSSLGELHTISQRGYGASYTVRPGSRYPITRRSPSPSPSPSDRSMGLPSTTAPCSERPDLSSGRGLTILKSSSLSLPSEPKEVRFVMRSASARTRSRSPSPSPHASPCPSPVLSGPLLALRPWRQRPLNLWNKYDVGDWLESVGLAEHRQRFQEHEIEGSHLPALTKEDYVELGVTRLGHRINIERALRQLLEGST